The DNA window GAACTCTCCGCGGCGTTCGAGGAGGCAGCGCAGTACACGCAACTGCACCAGTTTGTAGAGGAATGGTTCGAGGGTAGGGACCAAGAGGAACTCTTTGCGAAACTTTGCGATCTGTACGGGGGGGTCGACGAGGGAGGCGACCCATTTGAACCGAAACCAAAGAGACCGCCCAGAGCAAGATCtacagcaacaactgcaactgCAAATGCAACGAAGCCAGAGGACCGGGAAGAGCCACAACTGGAGGTAGATCCCGAGGTGAAGCCTGCCGTGGAGGCTTTTGTCCAAGGTAAGTCGGGCAAACATCACAAGAGGCTTGATAGGGCACGCAGAATGGAGATTGCTCAACTGTTCCGCCGCAGGATCCAGACGAATCTTGTGCAGCGGGACACACCACCGACTCAGCAAGGGTTGCAGGAATCCCACAGACTGTTCGACAAGATCACAGAAAACTTGAACCGCGACCCGCCGTTCTTCGATCTTGCTACTCTTAGGGACAGCAAGCTGTACAAACTGCTCAGGGTCGTGCTTGCGGACTACAACCTTGCGGAGTTCCACGCACAGGCGAAGGAGATCCTCACCGCATGGTCCCCGCTCATACTGCAATTGAAGACGGAGAAGAAGCgaacaaaaacaacaagtcCAGCGCAGCAATGAGCACTCCCCTACACCgctgctactactactcACATCCAGCAATTGTACGTTTACATACACTCTTTACATATcattatcatcatcatcatcatcatcatcaaccGTTTTGCTATTTAGTGTCATGGCTAAGTAAGTGATTGATAGAGCAGCTACCAACGGAGTCTCCCACAAGGCGGTCgtagcagtagcagtagATGTTCCCACCGAAACTGCTGGAACTTGTGAGGGAGTCCAAGTTTGTACACCTGGGGACCTGCTCGCTCGAGGCGGTTCCCTCTGTCGCTCTGATGAACTACCTGTACGTCGACAGGGAGGATTCCTACTTGCAAGAGTGCGGCGTCATCATAATGGCCGGTGCGACGCAGTCGGACAAGTGCCGCAACATCCTGTACAACGACCACGTCTCACTACTCTTGCACGACTGGATCGCCGCAGAGAACATGGCCATGGCAAAGCAACCTGTCCCCTGGGGGGCCATCCTGCAAAGAACGGATGCAGCAAGGGACGAGGACCACATGCAATGGAGCGCGACGATCCGCGGGGAGGCGCAGGTGTTGCAGAGCTCTTCAGGTGAGTGCCAGTACTACAAGCAGCTGCTATTGCGAGCAAACCCGGACGCAGAGGTGTACATCCTaggaggagaagaggaCGTGTCCATCATTAAAGTTAAGATGACCGTGGCGAAGGTCACGGACAAGCAGAACAATACATACGAGTTTATAAACGCCGACTAACCATTTCAGCTAGCAACTCCCTTCAACATAAGCATCCTGTGAATGGTACTACGACGACGAGTACATCGAATAATCGACCCTCACGGGGGAGAACGACCTCGCAGAATGCGTGGTTTGCGCCTCGGGACCGTTTCTCAAGGAGTGAACCTCACTACTTGAGTGCTTCGGTACAACGTCCATTTCTTCCTCAAGAGCGTTCGAGTCCGCGCTCAATAGGTCCAGTAACTCATCCTTGGCTCGCAGCTTCGTGTTGCTTTCGAGACAGTCCAGCCGTTTCTTGAGCAGCTGGATCTCGGAGTCCCTAACGGCCAGCTGCCGCGAAAGTCGCTCGTTTTCCCTCTGCAGGAGCACCACCCGGTCGTCTTCTAAAGTCGGCATGTTCCCGTTGTTCGCTAGACTTCGCGATGGGCCCGCGTTCCGCTCTTGGAACCGCTCCCACTCACGCAGCAGCATCAATTGCTGTCTGTCGTACTTCAGTTCGGAAAGCTTCCTCTTGAAGGCATTGCTCTGCTGGATCTTGTGCCGCATCTGCGTGTCCCACCCGGCCCTGCTGCGTCCCGTACCGATCGTCAAAGTTTCGCTGGTCAGCTTCATCCTATCCAAATTCGCTGCATCGTTGCTGAACATCGACTTTACGTTCTGTAGCATCCGTGACATGCGCGA is part of the Huiozyma naganishii CBS 8797 chromosome 4, complete genome genome and encodes:
- the NBP1 gene encoding Nbp1p (similar to Saccharomyces cerevisiae NBP1 (YLR457C) and YPR174C; ancestral locus Anc_7.531), whose protein sequence is MLDSVRGLLRDFFGDPLAADGRKVEHGSLDDLRRRHFQGTRTGSVVRRRLSQNTVEQRRRRLRSYSEGRAKPSAGSRHRISKTKFNSKGTARGSSGSRMSRMLQNVKSMFSNDAANLDRMKLTSETLTIGTGRSRAGWDTQMRHKIQQSNAFKRKLSELKYDRQQLMLLREWERFQERNAGPSRSLANNGNMPTLEDDRVVLLQRENERLSRQLAVRDSEIQLLKKRLDCLESNTKLRAKDELLDLLSADSNALEEEMDVVPKHSSSEVHSLRNGPEAQTTHSARSFSPVRVDYSMYSSS
- the KNAG0D05330 gene encoding uncharacterized protein (similar to Saccharomyces cerevisiae YLR456W and YPR172W; ancestral locus Anc_7.529): MFPPKLLELVRESKFVHLGTCSLEAVPSVALMNYLYVDREDSYLQECGVIIMAGATQSDKCRNILYNDHVSLLLHDWIAAENMAMAKQPVPWGAILQRTDAARDEDHMQWSATIRGEAQVLQSSSGECQYYKQLLLRANPDAEVYILGGEEDVSIIKVKMTVAKVTDKQNNTYEFINAD
- the PDP3 gene encoding Pdp3p (similar to Saccharomyces cerevisiae YLR455W; ancestral locus Anc_7.528), whose translation is MKVNDVRIGSLVLCKVGSFPAWPAVVFPQKFLSADVLRKRKEGRVAVCFFGDGSYYWETPDRLMALTDELAQKQQEQRQQQQGHNSELSAAFEEAAQYTQLHQFVEEWFEGRDQEELFAKLCDLYGGVDEGGDPFEPKPKRPPRARSTATTATANATKPEDREEPQLEVDPEVKPAVEAFVQGKSGKHHKRLDRARRMEIAQLFRRRIQTNLVQRDTPPTQQGLQESHRLFDKITENLNRDPPFFDLATLRDSKLYKLLRVVLADYNLAEFHAQAKEILTAWSPLILQLKTEKKRTKTTSPAQQ